CTGTTTAGTGGCAAAAATAACTATTACATTGAATTAGACGAAAGCGAAGCCCAAAACAGCTCACAAGAGGAAAATACTCAAAAAACTGAACAAAAAGCTGAACCAGCAGAAAAACCAAAAGCCGAGCCAAAAACGGAAGAAACCAGCAAAACTCAAACGCAACCTTCTTCTGCTCAGCCTACTTCTAGCACTCCACAGCAACCTGTATCGGCTCAAAGTAATGGTAAGCCTGAAAGCAATCAGCTTACGGGAGAAACTTTTGCACCTACTTATTTAATCCCGAAAGCAACAGTGAGTCGCCGCCGTCCGGGTGCTAATATGAGTGAATTTATTGAATTTGCTCGTGAAGTTAACAGTTCATCTAGATAAGACCTTTTTTTTGCCTCAATGTTAACCCTTACAAAACTGGTGGACTAGTAGTAGGGGTTAACTACTGTCTTACAAAGAGGATATAACTGGACAATTAAGAGTATCAATTATTCAAGAGATTCGATATACTGTGGAAGGAAAATTTGATTGGAGATACTGAATGATGGTAGAAATTGGACAAAAAGTAAAAGTCTGTCGGCTACGCGATCGCGTTTCAAATGACATTATGGACAAATTAGGAAAAGTGGGGACAGTCGAGGACTTTAAGATGACTGATGGTAGCGGTGTCGGAGCCGTTGTTACCTTTGAAGATAACAGCAGCAGTTGGTTTTTTGAAGATGAACTAAAAACAGTTGAACCAGCAAATAAATAATTGGTAATGATTTTAACGTTTCTCGGAAAAGGGGGAAGTGGTCGAAGCGCGATCGCGCTGGCAACCGCTTACCAACTCTCACAAGCAGGTAAACGAGTTCTTCTTACTACCCAAGACCCCACCACAGAATTACTGCTAGAAACTCCCATTCGCTTAGAACCCACAAGCATATCCAGTAACTTTTGGGCGGTAAATATTCGAGCTACTGCCCTTCTCGAACAAAGCTGGGAAGAAGTGAAAAAGTTAGAAGCCCAATATGTACGTTTTCCCCTGTTGGGTAATGTCTATGGTCAAGAGTTAGCAGTGTTACCAGGGATGGATCAAGCCCTTGCCCTCAATGCCCTTCGCGAGTATTACGAAAGTGGTAACTATGATGTCATTATTTTTGATGGAGCTGGGGATTTGACCACATTACGGATGTTTGCTATTCCTGAACATCTCAGTTGGTATATCCGTCGCTTTCGGGATTTATTCTTAAACTCTGACTTAGGAAAAACCATTTCTCCCTTTATTCAACCCATTAGCAATGCGGTTTTAAATGTGACCTGGACAGCAGAAGACCTCACTGATAACCCCAACGCTAGTGAAGCTAATCAAATGCTGGAACGGGGAAAAACCGCTTTAGAACAAGGGAAAGTGGCAGCCTATTTGGTAACAACAGATGATCCTTATGCGTTGAAAACCGCAAAATTCCTTTGGGGAAGTGCCCAACAGAGTGGGTTAAGGGTAGCAGGGGTGTTACTCAACCAAGAAACTACCGTGCGAGAGGTGGTTAACGAAGAATTTACCCCCTTGCCAATTACATCTTTGCCCCCCATTGATCCTGGAGAATGGATGGCTTTAGGCAATGCATTACCAGACCTGTTAGGGACGATCTCTCAAGCACCACCAACAGTTGAGATTGATCGTAACCAGCGCACGGTAAAAGTCTTTCTCCCAGGGTTTAGCAAGCAACAAGTAAAATTGAGTCAACCGAAACATCAACAAGAAATTACCATTGATGCTGGAGATCAAAGGCGTAATATTCCCCTACCTCCTCCCCTGAGAGGACAACCCGTTACCGGTGCCAAGTTTCTAGAGGATGGTCATTTATTAGTGTCTTTTTGATCAATTTTGATCACAGAGAATTTGCCTCAGCAGGGATATTTAAACCTGTTGAGCATTTTTTTTAGCATGGGTTAAAGCAGTGTTCTCAGGTTTGGATTCGTTAGAATTTAGAAAAAAGCCCTTTACTAAGATTATTAAGCTCTAATCACACACAATGGTATCTTCAACCTCTATGGCTGTACGAGAACTTCCCCTTTTTCCATTACCTGATGTCGTATTATTCCCAGGTCGTCCCCTTCCTCTCCACATCTTTGAGTTTCGTTATCGGATGATGATGAATACAATTTTAGAAAGTGATCGTCGCTTTGGTGTGTTAATGTTCGATCCCGTCAAAGGGGAAATTGCTTCGGTAGGGTGTTGTGCAGAAATTTCCCAATTTCAACGTCTCCCAGATGATCGGATGAAAGTGCTAACTCTAGGACAACAGCGATTTCGTTTGCTAGATTGGGTACGAGAAAAGCCTTATCGTGTGGGCTTAGTTGAGTGGATTGAAGATGAAGATCCTGAAACTGATTTACGTCCTTTAGCTAGTGATGTAGAAGCACTACTTAAGGATGTGGTAAAGTTATCAGCCAAATTAACTGATCAAAAAATTGAACTCCCAGATGATGTCCCTGATCTTCCGCGAGAGTTATCGTTCTGGGTAGCTAGTAATTTGTATGGAGTTGCTTCAGAGCAGCAAAGTCTGTTAGAAATGCAGGATACTCAAGCACGATTGGAACGAGAAGCGGAAATTTTAGGCTCAACTCGGAATCATCTTGCCGCTCGTACAGCCCTTAAAGATGCCTTAAATTAATAGTTGACGCAATTAAGGATGTCAGGTATGGATGCGCGATCGCGCCGAACAACTTGGGGGCTAGTGGCTCTTGCTTTACTAGGAGTAGGGGCAATTTGGGCTTTGCAGGATCGAGTAGATATTTCCCCTCCCCAAGAGATTTTAGAAGACTTAGAAAGCGAACCTGAAGTCACTTCTGAAGTCTTTTCTCTAATTACTCTTTCTGAAGAAGAAAAGCTCAGTAAATTAGAGGTAATTGCTGAAACAGGAAACGGACTTGATCCTTATCGCGCTCGTTACTTATTAGCAGTTAATGCAATAGACGCAAATCAACCTGAAACTGCTCTTGACTATCTTAATGAGTTAGAACAAGAGTATGAGGTACTTCAAGATCAGATTTTATTAAAACGTGCTGAAGCCTATGATTTAAAAGATGAAAGCGAGCAAGCTAGGGAGATTTGGTCAAATTTAATTGCAAGGGATTCTTCTGTCGCGGCAGAGGCAATGTATCACTTGGGGGCGTATGACTCCCAACACTGGGATGATTTAATCAGTGAGTTTCCTTATCATCCTCACAGTCATGAGATTATCTTACAACGTCTCGAAGAGAATCCAGAGCAACCTTTAGCACTCTTACGGACGTTGCTTTATCATGCCCCAGAAGGAGAAGAAAGAGCCAAAGGGCGCGATCGCGCAGTAGAAGAGTACGAAGAACAGCTCACCCCTGAAGATTGGGAAGTAATTGCAGAGGGGTATTGGGATACTTGGGAGTATCAAAAAGCTGCCGAAGCCTATGCTAATGCCCCAGAAACGCCAAGAAATATGTATCGCCATGCTAGAGGCTTACAAGTTAGTGGTGAAACTGAGAGTGCCAAAGACATCTATCAGCAACTGAGTAGCCGCTTTCCTGAAGCGGAGGAAACTGGCTTAGGATTACGCAATCTTGCTAGTATGGTTTCCCGTGAAGAAGCCTTATCCTACTTAGAGGAAGTGATCAATGAGTTTCCAAAACAAGCCCCTAATGCACTGATTAGCAAGGCAAATTTGCTCGAAGCAGCAGGAGAATCTCAAGCCGCCCAAGAGGCGAGACAAATCCTCTTAGAAGATTATTCTGATTCTAACCAGGTTGCCGAATATCGTTGGGAAATGGCGGAAGAGGAAGCTGATGAAGGGAACTTAAGTGAAGCAATTAATTGGGGAGAAGCGATCACCCGAGAAAATCCCAGTCATTCTAATGCCCCGAAAGCTAGCTTTTGGGTGGGAAAATGGTTACAGCAACAGGGAGATATGGAGGCGGCAAATACTGCTTGGGAAGATACCCTATCTCAATTTCCTACCTCGTATTATGCGTGGCGTTCTGCTGTTCATTTAGGGCTGCCTGTGGGAGATTTTAGCAATGTTCGTAATTTAGAACCAGAAGTGATCAAACCTAACTCACGGGCAAGACTTCCTGCGGGATCCGATGCTTTTAAGGAGCTCTATCAATTAGGGCAAGATGAGGTGGCTTGGCGTTTATGGCAAGGTGAGATCGGTAATCAGTCCTCCTTATCTATAGCAGAACAATTTACGAAGGGAGCTTTACAACAAAGACAAGGGGAATATTTACAAGGCATTAATCAAATCACCTCGTTGCGCGATCGCGATGATGAAAAGGATCTTGAAAAGTGGCAAAGTCTTCGGGAAGAAGAGATTTATTGGCATTATCTATTTCCGTTTCCCTACAATGATAGTATTATCCAATGGTCAGAGGAAAGAGAAGTAAATCCCTTATTAACCATTAGTTTAATCCGTCAAGAATCCCGTTTTGAAAAAGATATTGGTTCAGTTGTTGGGGCGAGAGGATTAATGCAGTTAATGCCTACTACAGGGGAATGGGTAGCCGAGCAAATTAACTTAAATGATTATTCTTTAACTGATCCTGATCAGAACATTCAGTTAGGCACTTGGTACTTAGCCTTTACCCATCGACAACATAACAATAATTCGATGTTAGCTATGGCAAGCTATAATGCTGGCTCAGGAAATGTTACGAATTGGATTGATCGGTTTGGGTTAGAGGATGAGGATGAATTTGTCAGACAGATTCCCTTTCCAGAGACAAAAGGGTATGTAGAAGCAGTTTTTAGTAATTATTGGAATTATTTACGGCTATATAATCCAGAAATTCGGGAGTTAATGGAAGAATAGATCATGAGGTAACAAAGATATTACTCAACCTTTCACCGTTATAGTTGTTCCAATGCAGTTCCGTAGTGCAGCCATCTTGGCTGCTACTAGCGAGCAAGATGCTCCCACTACTTTTAAGCTGCTGTTTTTTATGTGGAATCACTATAGCTGTAACAACATTCATGCCGATTCTTTCTTTTTGGCGGCTTCAACTTGAGGGTAATAACTGGCAACAATGGCAACCATTAACCACCAAACAGTACTAATTGCTGGACGATACCACACTGTATCCACTAAGCCATGAGTTAACATTCCCACGATCGCGCTAATTGCCCCAATTAACCATAATCCTTCTCGATGGTTTAACGCTTTTAAGCAACTCAATTTTCGCCACCCTTCATAAGCAAGACTTACCAAAATTCCTATAAAGGCAGTAAAGCCAATTATTCCTGTTTCCACTAAAGTTTCTAAGAAAACAGAATACGCACTTAAGGCATTAAAGTTAGGACGCTGATAAAGGGGATAAACTTGATTAAAAGCATTATTGCCCGGACCGATGCCTAACCAAGGATAATCCCGAATCATATCAATTACAGAAAACCAAACCGTTAAACGGAAATTGTTACTACTATCATCTCTTCCTGCAAAAATACTCATCACTCGCAAGCGTAGGGGTTCGACAAATGTAACAGCAGCAAATGCCAGCCCTCCCAAAATGATAAAGACAATGGGTAATAACCAAGTGCGCCAAAATGGGGGTAAATTTTGTCGGTACCAATAGTACATTAAGACTAAAAATGCTACAGCTAATCCCACTAACGCAACCCAACCGCCACGAGAACCTGTAAAGTATAAGCAACTGGTATTAACGATAATGGCTGTCACAGCTAATCCTTTTTGTATCCAAGTTCGCCAAACCCAAAAGGCCGCTAAAGAAAGCGCGATCGCGCTAATTAAATATCCTGCTAATAAATTAGGATTCCCTAAATAACTATAAACTCGGGTTGACTCGGCTAAAACGGAATCAGGATCATTCCAAGTTGCTAGGTGATCAACCCCAAAAATTTGTTGCCGAATCCCATAAACACTGACTAAAAGCGAGGTTAATAAAAACGCTGTAATTGTCCAATTTCTCAATGCCGGAGAACGCAATACTCTCGCACAAAGGGCAAACCAAACTAAATATAATGTTAGCCGAATCCAACCTTGAAACGCTGCTTCCGTAACTGGGGAAAAAGCCACTGAGATAGTTGCTGCCCCCCAATAAAAAAAGACTAGAATGTGAATCGGGGTAATCGCAATAATATCGCGATCGCTGAGAGTTAATAATCCCCAATAAGCCCCCCCTGCAATTAATAAAACTCCAACTAAAGTGGTTGAAACTAATGGCGCTAAAAGCAAGACTAACGCTACCAATAGCACCCCAATCGGTTCTGCCCATTGCAAGAGATAACTCCCCTCACGCCAAGGGTGAAATAACCCAATCAAACGGTAAACAAAACTACCACCACGCCAACTAGAAACTTGAGAACTCATCATTATCAATTTTTAAAGCTCTAACTCGGAATACAAATCCCCTAATTGCATTTCAAAGAGAAGAGAGGACAAAACAATTTTATCAGTAGCTTCAGTATATTCTGAGAATAGCCACTGTTTTTGATTAAACTTAGAATATCTTTCTACTTTTAACTGATACTGATCAATTAATAAATATTCTTCAAATGTAGGAATGCTCCGATAAGCCGTAAATTTTTCGTCTTTATCATAGCTTCTAGTAGATTGAGAAAGAATTTCTGCAATCATTAACGGATTGGTAACTGTATCATTTCGCCCTTGCTGGAGAGTAACAGGACGTTGGATCACCATCACATCAGGATAAGTGTAAATATTAAATTCTGGAATCCACAGCCGTTGATCGGCAACAAAAATGCTATAAGGTTGCCCTCGCAAACTTAATCGCAGTAGCCCATTGAGAATGCTAGCAAGTTCATTATGATTCGGTGTTCCCCCTGCCATTGGTCTAATTTCCCCATTAATGTACTCATGGCGTTCCTCTGAAGCCGTTTCCAACTCCAAATACGCCTCTGGGGAATAGATTTTCGGTTCTGATTGCGCGATCATAGCACTATAAAAAATTACTCTTGCCAAGCTGGATGAGAGAGAAGAGAGGCAAACTCACGCACTCCTCGTAATTGGTTAGACAGAGGCAAATGTCCTACTGGTGCGCTTAAATCCCAGATAAACTCATTGGGATAGCGTGTCCAAAGATTTCCTTTTTTCCAAGCAATTTTTTCCCAGAGTTTGGGGAAGTCTTTACCAAGAGACAGCCATAGTTTTCGTTGTACAGAGAAGCCAAACTTCCCTTGCGAGTAAACATACCACAACTGATCCATAGTTTTTAAGTCGGTACTGGGAAAGTTCTCCACCTCAGTGAAGTAAATCCATTTCCGTTGCATGGCTTGTTCTCCAGCCAACTCACAACGCTTAAGCAAGGTGAGGCGATCTGCTTCTTGAAATTCCCGCTTAACCAAGGCTTCTTGTAACGGAGAATAATCAATATTGCGCTCACTTTTTAGGGGAACCACTCCTTGGGGAAACTTATCCGCTAAAAATTGATTAAATTTTGGGGAATTTGCCTGATAAAGCTCAATATATGCTTCCCCTACTGCGGGAGTGGGTGATGCGCTCTCTTGCTCTAAAAACTGCCTTAAAACCTCTAATCCTACCTCGCCGAAACTTGCCAGTTCTGAAATAATCGGGAGTTGTTTCTTCAGAGATTCTGAAAATAGTTTCTCTTGTAATTCTGTTAGTTGATCAGGGGAAGGGGAATTTGTATTATCCATATTAGGTGAAAAGACAACTAGCCATCATCCATGATAGTACGATGGCTACTTTCTCACACAAGCAACCGCAAAGCGTGGGAGTCCAGCTAGGTCTTTAATAATCTCTATATTTTCATAATTACTATTTTGGGTTAGTAACTCCTTAACCAGTTCCCCTTGATCAGCCCCCATTTCTATTACCCACAACCCGTCATTTTGCAGGAATTGAGGAGCAGTAGTTATTAAATGACGAATTGCATCTAACCCATCATTTCCCCCGTCTAAAGCAATTTTCGGCTCATGTTGAGCCACTTCTGGTTGCAGTTGGGAAAGGGTTGCTGTGGGAATATAGGGAGGATTGGATACCATAACAGTGATCTTGCCCTGAACAGAGTTTAAAGGGGAAAACCATGATCCCAAATGAAACTCAAGGTTATTCGTTAGCCCTAAATGACGGGCATTTTCTTGGGCAATACTAAGGGCTTCAGAACTTTGATCCACAGCATGAATAGTCCCTTCAGGAAGGGCTTGGGCAAGTGAAAGCGCGATCGCGCCACTTCCCGTTCCTAAATCTACCCAATGTCCTGCTTTAAAAGAATCCTGAGCGCGATCGAGGGCAATTTCCACAATCATTTCTGTTTCTGGTCGCGGAATCAGCACCGCTGGAGAAACTTTTAACTGCAAATCTCGCCAAGGGGTTTCTCCTACCAAATACTGTACAGGAATACGCTGTTGTAAGCGTTTTTCCCAAAGTTGCCTTAACTCATCCCAAGCCCCTTTTAGGGGGATTTCAGAACGCTTTTTATAAGTTTCCAGTCGTAAACTCAAAGGCGTTAATCCAGCCCAAGCCTGTAACAGCCAATCCACTTCTTGCGGAGAAATGGAGTGTGCTACGGCAACCTCACGACTTTTTTGTCGCCAATGAGCTAATTCTAGACCAGAAACCAT
This window of the Euhalothece natronophila Z-M001 genome carries:
- the petP gene encoding cytochrome b6f subunit PetP → MMVEIGQKVKVCRLRDRVSNDIMDKLGKVGTVEDFKMTDGSGVGAVVTFEDNSSSWFFEDELKTVEPANK
- a CDS encoding Get3/ArsA fold putative tail anchor-mediating ATPase NosAFP produces the protein MVMILTFLGKGGSGRSAIALATAYQLSQAGKRVLLTTQDPTTELLLETPIRLEPTSISSNFWAVNIRATALLEQSWEEVKKLEAQYVRFPLLGNVYGQELAVLPGMDQALALNALREYYESGNYDVIIFDGAGDLTTLRMFAIPEHLSWYIRRFRDLFLNSDLGKTISPFIQPISNAVLNVTWTAEDLTDNPNASEANQMLERGKTALEQGKVAAYLVTTDDPYALKTAKFLWGSAQQSGLRVAGVLLNQETTVREVVNEEFTPLPITSLPPIDPGEWMALGNALPDLLGTISQAPPTVEIDRNQRTVKVFLPGFSKQQVKLSQPKHQQEITIDAGDQRRNIPLPPPLRGQPVTGAKFLEDGHLLVSF
- a CDS encoding LON peptidase substrate-binding domain-containing protein, translating into MVSSTSMAVRELPLFPLPDVVLFPGRPLPLHIFEFRYRMMMNTILESDRRFGVLMFDPVKGEIASVGCCAEISQFQRLPDDRMKVLTLGQQRFRLLDWVREKPYRVGLVEWIEDEDPETDLRPLASDVEALLKDVVKLSAKLTDQKIELPDDVPDLPRELSFWVASNLYGVASEQQSLLEMQDTQARLEREAEILGSTRNHLAARTALKDALN
- a CDS encoding lytic transglycosylase domain-containing protein, which produces MSGMDARSRRTTWGLVALALLGVGAIWALQDRVDISPPQEILEDLESEPEVTSEVFSLITLSEEEKLSKLEVIAETGNGLDPYRARYLLAVNAIDANQPETALDYLNELEQEYEVLQDQILLKRAEAYDLKDESEQAREIWSNLIARDSSVAAEAMYHLGAYDSQHWDDLISEFPYHPHSHEIILQRLEENPEQPLALLRTLLYHAPEGEERAKGRDRAVEEYEEQLTPEDWEVIAEGYWDTWEYQKAAEAYANAPETPRNMYRHARGLQVSGETESAKDIYQQLSSRFPEAEETGLGLRNLASMVSREEALSYLEEVINEFPKQAPNALISKANLLEAAGESQAAQEARQILLEDYSDSNQVAEYRWEMAEEEADEGNLSEAINWGEAITRENPSHSNAPKASFWVGKWLQQQGDMEAANTAWEDTLSQFPTSYYAWRSAVHLGLPVGDFSNVRNLEPEVIKPNSRARLPAGSDAFKELYQLGQDEVAWRLWQGEIGNQSSLSIAEQFTKGALQQRQGEYLQGINQITSLRDRDDEKDLEKWQSLREEEIYWHYLFPFPYNDSIIQWSEEREVNPLLTISLIRQESRFEKDIGSVVGARGLMQLMPTTGEWVAEQINLNDYSLTDPDQNIQLGTWYLAFTHRQHNNNSMLAMASYNAGSGNVTNWIDRFGLEDEDEFVRQIPFPETKGYVEAVFSNYWNYLRLYNPEIRELMEE
- a CDS encoding IctB family putative bicarbonate transporter encodes the protein MMSSQVSSWRGGSFVYRLIGLFHPWREGSYLLQWAEPIGVLLVALVLLLAPLVSTTLVGVLLIAGGAYWGLLTLSDRDIIAITPIHILVFFYWGAATISVAFSPVTEAAFQGWIRLTLYLVWFALCARVLRSPALRNWTITAFLLTSLLVSVYGIRQQIFGVDHLATWNDPDSVLAESTRVYSYLGNPNLLAGYLISAIALSLAAFWVWRTWIQKGLAVTAIIVNTSCLYFTGSRGGWVALVGLAVAFLVLMYYWYRQNLPPFWRTWLLPIVFIILGGLAFAAVTFVEPLRLRVMSIFAGRDDSSNNFRLTVWFSVIDMIRDYPWLGIGPGNNAFNQVYPLYQRPNFNALSAYSVFLETLVETGIIGFTAFIGILVSLAYEGWRKLSCLKALNHREGLWLIGAISAIVGMLTHGLVDTVWYRPAISTVWWLMVAIVASYYPQVEAAKKKESA
- a CDS encoding Uma2 family endonuclease, whose amino-acid sequence is MIAQSEPKIYSPEAYLELETASEERHEYINGEIRPMAGGTPNHNELASILNGLLRLSLRGQPYSIFVADQRLWIPEFNIYTYPDVMVIQRPVTLQQGRNDTVTNPLMIAEILSQSTRSYDKDEKFTAYRSIPTFEEYLLIDQYQLKVERYSKFNQKQWLFSEYTEATDKIVLSSLLFEMQLGDLYSELEL
- a CDS encoding GUN4 domain-containing protein, translating into MDNTNSPSPDQLTELQEKLFSESLKKQLPIISELASFGEVGLEVLRQFLEQESASPTPAVGEAYIELYQANSPKFNQFLADKFPQGVVPLKSERNIDYSPLQEALVKREFQEADRLTLLKRCELAGEQAMQRKWIYFTEVENFPSTDLKTMDQLWYVYSQGKFGFSVQRKLWLSLGKDFPKLWEKIAWKKGNLWTRYPNEFIWDLSAPVGHLPLSNQLRGVREFASLLSHPAWQE
- the prmC gene encoding peptide chain release factor N(5)-glutamine methyltransferase, producing MVSGLELAHWRQKSREVAVAHSISPQEVDWLLQAWAGLTPLSLRLETYKKRSEIPLKGAWDELRQLWEKRLQQRIPVQYLVGETPWRDLQLKVSPAVLIPRPETEMIVEIALDRAQDSFKAGHWVDLGTGSGAIALSLAQALPEGTIHAVDQSSEALSIAQENARHLGLTNNLEFHLGSWFSPLNSVQGKITVMVSNPPYIPTATLSQLQPEVAQHEPKIALDGGNDGLDAIRHLITTAPQFLQNDGLWVIEMGADQGELVKELLTQNSNYENIEIIKDLAGLPRFAVACVRK